A window of the Bacillus sp. A301a_S52 genome harbors these coding sequences:
- a CDS encoding PTS lactose/cellobiose transporter subunit IIA, with amino-acid sequence MDYQETIMGIIVNGGNARSKSMEAISEAKEGNYDQARKKIDEAAQDLAKAHRVQTDLIQGEARGENTDVTLLMVHAQDHLMNAMTVKDMANEFIALYEKNDESR; translated from the coding sequence ATGGACTATCAAGAGACAATTATGGGGATTATCGTGAATGGCGGTAATGCCCGCAGTAAATCAATGGAAGCAATATCAGAGGCCAAAGAAGGTAACTATGATCAAGCAAGAAAAAAAATAGACGAGGCAGCGCAGGATTTAGCGAAGGCTCATCGGGTACAGACGGATCTAATTCAAGGAGAGGCGAGAGGAGAAAATACAGATGTGACTCTTCTTATGGTTCACGCTCAGGATCATTTAATGAACGCGATGACTGTAAAAGATATGGCCAATGAATTTATTGCGCTATATGAAAAAAATGATGAGAGTCGTTAA
- a CDS encoding PTS sugar transporter subunit IIB codes for MKNILLVCAAGMSTSMLVNKMEEAAKEKEEEININASSGGDVSKYIEDAHILLLGPQVSYLKKQYESDYGSKGIPVEVIDSLDYGTMNGEKVLDWALNTIENNN; via the coding sequence ATGAAAAATATTTTGTTAGTTTGTGCAGCAGGAATGTCTACGAGCATGCTTGTGAACAAAATGGAGGAAGCGGCAAAAGAAAAGGAGGAAGAGATTAACATCAATGCCTCATCAGGAGGAGATGTGAGTAAGTATATCGAGGATGCTCACATACTTTTGTTGGGCCCACAAGTATCTTATTTAAAGAAGCAATATGAAAGTGACTATGGTTCAAAAGGTATTCCTGTTGAGGTGATTGATAGTCTAGATTACGGGACAATGAATGGTGAAAAAGTGTTGGATTGGGCGCTAAATACGATTGAAAATAATAATTGA
- a CDS encoding PTS sugar transporter subunit IIC, whose product MKTQELQMKLQETAGKISGNKYLKAISDGLLSTLPALIIGAFSTLLASMAIESYQEFITNTGLKDILQLPSIYTINIISIYAAFFIAYRLSVSFNKDGAPAGLISLISFLLLTPFTFMEDESRVLPFQFLGAQGLFVAIIVGLISARLYVFIVDRGITIKMPDGVPPTVSKTFAGLIPAILIVILFTIVNVIFANTNFGSAHDFIYSFVQAPLQNLGGGFWSLIILTLVVQVLWLLGIHGMLVILPIYYSIWMPLGVENLDALAAGEALPNIVNTGFFMTFVIAGGSGLTLSLCLLMAFWAKSKRYKTLGRLALPGSFFGINEPLIFGLPIVLNPYFAIPFIVGPLLGAIIPYAAMSAGLVPYVAGAHLPLGTPVIVSAFLQGGFILIVMQLINFIIAGLIYFPFFRAVDKKAYQEEQQSQSELGA is encoded by the coding sequence ATGAAAACACAAGAATTACAGATGAAACTTCAGGAAACAGCAGGGAAAATTAGCGGCAACAAATATTTGAAAGCGATTTCTGATGGGCTATTATCCACATTGCCGGCATTGATTATCGGAGCTTTCTCTACATTACTTGCAAGTATGGCTATTGAAAGTTATCAAGAATTCATAACAAACACAGGCTTAAAAGATATTTTACAACTTCCGTCTATTTATACAATCAATATTATATCGATTTACGCAGCGTTTTTTATTGCTTATCGACTATCTGTCTCGTTTAATAAAGATGGTGCACCAGCAGGACTTATTTCACTCATCTCCTTCTTGTTATTGACACCATTTACGTTTATGGAAGATGAGTCACGGGTTTTACCCTTTCAATTTTTAGGAGCTCAAGGCTTATTCGTTGCCATTATTGTCGGTCTCATTTCCGCGAGATTGTATGTCTTTATTGTGGATAGAGGAATTACAATCAAAATGCCAGATGGGGTTCCGCCAACGGTATCTAAAACATTCGCAGGGTTAATTCCAGCGATTCTAATTGTTATCTTATTTACTATTGTCAATGTCATTTTTGCAAATACGAACTTCGGGAGCGCTCATGACTTTATTTATTCCTTTGTTCAAGCACCATTACAAAATCTAGGTGGTGGCTTCTGGTCGCTCATTATTCTAACCTTAGTTGTTCAAGTGTTATGGTTGCTCGGAATTCATGGAATGTTAGTTATTTTACCGATTTATTATAGTATTTGGATGCCGTTAGGAGTAGAAAATTTAGATGCACTAGCAGCAGGTGAAGCACTGCCTAACATCGTCAACACAGGATTTTTCATGACGTTTGTTATCGCAGGTGGATCAGGCTTAACCTTATCTTTATGTCTATTAATGGCTTTTTGGGCTAAAAGTAAGCGGTACAAAACATTAGGACGCTTAGCGCTTCCAGGGTCTTTCTTTGGCATTAATGAACCGTTAATTTTCGGTCTGCCAATCGTGCTGAATCCATATTTTGCCATTCCATTTATTGTTGGGCCATTACTAGGTGCTATTATCCCGTATGCTGCTATGTCAGCTGGACTCGTACCATACGTGGCAGGTGCTCATCTGCCTTTAGGAACACCTGTTATCGTCAGTGCCTTTTTGCAAGGTGGGTTTATCCTCATTGTCATGCAGCTGATTAATTTTATCATTGCGGGATTAATTTACTTCCCATTCTTCCGTGCAGTAGATAAGAAAGCATATCAAGAAGAACAGCAGTCACAAAGTGAACTAGGGGCATAA
- a CDS encoding methyl-accepting chemotaxis protein, which yields MKSIKTRFILIFGGLIILTVMGLTGISIYESSSALRSEGRIAISDEAESITRYLNARMQSELTYLKGIVQHPILTEDVPNNEKVAYFTEQLEATNFNGLSFIEAGGNAPIFSTEGTAVNLANDEAFATALNGEEVVTDVIVNENSGHAFLAFAVPVLEDGQVVGVLYGEKDAIWLSELINEFDFEGHESTRAFIANGEGTFQAHYEFEFVESELNVLEMGNVSLGEKGEGSLDELSLLFENQIQHGEAGYGEHTFSGDDVLVGYAPVTGKDWMFALEVDEADLLSSLVRLTTILLSVSGFFLLVAIGVTYFVSNAISRPLVTATGEIERLANYDLSEATDDKLKKYAGRQDEIGTIVQSLTNMRSNLVGLIQMTGQLSEQVSAASQQLTATSQHSSNAASEVSSAIEDIASGATDQATDTEKGSEQVQELGTLMDNNKFLVTTVMDATGHVSELKNDGLESLRDLVEKTEVNTKSIKEIKEMIVTTDASAEKIASASQMIRGISEQTNLLALNAAIEAARAGEAGQGFAVVANEVRKLAEQSNDFTEEIVTIIQELTEKTKNSVKTMNLVDENTSSQLSSLETTNAQFTGIDGAVEKMKQAMTNMMESDHLMQDKKEEIIHLINNLSAISEQNAASTQEATASVQEQTASMAEIAHSSEELANLAEKMQESISKFKL from the coding sequence ATGAAATCAATTAAGACTAGATTTATTTTAATTTTCGGCGGTCTAATTATTTTAACTGTTATGGGATTAACAGGAATCTCTATTTACGAGAGCTCTTCAGCTTTACGTAGCGAAGGACGAATAGCGATTTCTGATGAAGCAGAAAGCATAACGCGCTATCTTAACGCAAGAATGCAATCAGAACTAACATATTTAAAAGGGATTGTCCAACATCCTATTTTGACTGAGGATGTGCCAAATAATGAGAAGGTAGCATATTTTACTGAGCAATTAGAGGCAACCAACTTTAATGGATTATCATTTATCGAAGCTGGCGGAAATGCTCCTATATTTTCCACAGAGGGGACAGCGGTCAACTTAGCAAATGATGAGGCCTTTGCTACCGCCTTAAATGGGGAAGAAGTGGTCACAGATGTTATTGTTAACGAGAATTCAGGCCATGCTTTTTTGGCGTTTGCGGTTCCTGTTTTAGAGGATGGGCAAGTTGTTGGTGTCTTATATGGTGAAAAAGATGCTATTTGGTTATCTGAATTGATTAATGAGTTTGATTTTGAAGGTCATGAATCTACTAGAGCGTTTATTGCAAATGGCGAGGGGACGTTTCAGGCACACTATGAATTTGAATTTGTTGAAAGTGAATTGAATGTTTTGGAGATGGGAAATGTTTCCCTTGGCGAAAAAGGAGAAGGATCTTTGGATGAGCTGTCACTCCTCTTTGAAAATCAGATTCAACATGGAGAAGCAGGATATGGAGAACATACTTTTTCAGGGGACGATGTTCTCGTCGGTTATGCTCCTGTCACAGGGAAAGATTGGATGTTTGCGTTAGAAGTGGATGAAGCAGATCTTTTATCATCCCTTGTGCGCCTCACGACAATTTTATTGTCTGTATCTGGCTTCTTTTTACTTGTGGCAATAGGCGTTACTTATTTTGTAAGCAATGCTATTAGCAGGCCACTGGTGACGGCTACAGGAGAAATTGAACGATTAGCTAACTACGATTTATCAGAAGCCACAGATGATAAGTTAAAAAAGTATGCTGGTCGACAAGATGAAATTGGAACGATCGTACAGTCATTGACTAACATGAGATCGAACCTCGTCGGGCTAATTCAAATGACAGGTCAGCTTTCAGAGCAAGTGTCGGCTGCTTCACAACAATTGACAGCGACGAGCCAGCACTCTTCTAATGCGGCAAGTGAAGTGTCTTCTGCAATAGAAGATATTGCCTCAGGTGCGACTGATCAAGCTACTGATACAGAAAAAGGGTCGGAACAAGTGCAAGAGTTAGGCACTTTAATGGATAATAATAAATTCCTTGTTACGACTGTAATGGATGCTACTGGTCATGTGAGTGAATTGAAAAATGATGGGTTAGAAAGCTTGAGAGACCTTGTGGAAAAAACAGAAGTAAATACGAAGTCCATTAAGGAAATAAAAGAAATGATTGTGACGACAGATGCCAGCGCTGAGAAAATCGCGTCAGCTAGTCAAATGATTAGAGGTATCTCGGAACAGACCAATTTACTTGCTTTAAATGCTGCGATTGAAGCAGCGAGAGCAGGGGAAGCGGGTCAAGGATTTGCTGTTGTTGCTAATGAAGTGCGTAAGCTAGCTGAACAGTCGAACGATTTCACTGAAGAAATTGTCACGATCATTCAAGAATTAACTGAGAAAACGAAAAACTCGGTGAAAACGATGAACTTAGTCGATGAAAATACAAGTTCACAATTATCGAGTTTAGAAACAACGAATGCTCAGTTTACAGGCATTGACGGAGCAGTTGAAAAAATGAAGCAAGCGATGACCAATATGATGGAATCGGATCACTTAATGCAGGATAAAAAAGAAGAAATCATCCATTTAATTAATAATCTATCTGCCATTTCAGAACAAAATGCAGCCAGCACTCAGGAAGCGACAGCATCTGTGCAGGAGCAGACAGCCTCTATGGCAGAGATTGCACATTCAAGTGAGGAACTGGCAAATCTTGCAGAAAAAATGCAGGAAAGCATTTCTAAATTTAAATTATAA
- a CDS encoding chromate transporter has translation MANSSHYTFKTLWEIFLVSSRLGFTSFGGPIAHLGYFHDEYVRRRKWLNEQNYADLVALCQFLPGPASSQVGIGIGLFRGGILGAIISFIGFTLPSVLALMVFALFLQTYGLNDTGWINGLKLVAVAVVAHAIIGMAKNLSPDTTRKTIALLAVILTVLWQTAYTQVAVILIAGMLGYILYRQSVTDSTRDESVFPLSKRLGIICLTLFFVLLFVLPILREVTSYNWIAIVDSFYRSGSLVFGGGHVVLPLLEREFVPTGWLSEEQFLTGYGAAQAVPGPLFTFATYLGTVIAGWQGGLLATAAIFLPAFLLIIGALPFWNELRKNPHMKAALMGVNAAVVGILISAFYDPIWTSTIVTAYDFAFAALLFSMLAYWKLPAWIVVLAGAFGGLLIPFI, from the coding sequence ATGGCTAACAGCTCTCACTACACATTTAAAACCTTATGGGAAATCTTTTTAGTCTCATCACGTCTTGGTTTTACGTCATTTGGCGGCCCAATCGCTCATTTGGGCTACTTCCACGATGAATACGTCCGTCGACGAAAATGGCTCAATGAGCAGAATTATGCTGACCTCGTCGCATTGTGCCAATTCCTCCCTGGCCCAGCCAGCAGCCAAGTAGGCATCGGAATTGGTCTATTTCGTGGTGGCATTCTCGGGGCCATCATCTCATTTATCGGGTTTACATTGCCATCTGTTTTAGCTCTAATGGTATTCGCCCTTTTTTTACAAACATATGGCTTGAATGATACAGGCTGGATTAATGGGCTTAAATTAGTCGCTGTAGCGGTTGTTGCTCATGCCATTATAGGTATGGCAAAAAACTTATCTCCTGATACTACAAGAAAAACCATTGCCTTACTTGCGGTTATACTGACCGTATTGTGGCAAACTGCTTATACACAAGTCGCAGTAATCTTAATTGCAGGAATGCTCGGCTATATCCTTTACCGTCAGAGTGTTACTGACTCCACCAGAGATGAAAGTGTTTTTCCATTATCGAAACGACTAGGTATTATCTGTTTAACGTTATTTTTTGTGCTCTTATTTGTTCTTCCAATACTGAGAGAGGTTACCTCTTATAACTGGATAGCAATCGTAGATAGCTTTTATCGCTCCGGTTCGCTTGTCTTTGGCGGAGGTCATGTTGTGTTGCCATTACTCGAAAGAGAATTTGTTCCGACAGGCTGGCTTAGCGAAGAGCAATTTTTAACTGGGTATGGCGCTGCTCAAGCTGTTCCAGGGCCTCTTTTCACTTTCGCCACTTATCTCGGAACGGTTATTGCCGGGTGGCAAGGGGGCTTATTGGCAACTGCTGCTATTTTTTTGCCGGCTTTTTTACTTATTATCGGGGCACTCCCTTTTTGGAATGAGCTGAGGAAAAACCCTCACATGAAAGCTGCCTTAATGGGGGTAAATGCCGCTGTTGTTGGCATTTTGATTTCTGCTTTCTATGATCCCATTTGGACGAGTACGATTGTGACTGCTTATGATTTCGCTTTTGCAGCGTTACTTTTCTCTATGCTTGCGTATTGGAAATTACCAGCGTGGATCGTCGTCCTAGCTGGAGCTTTCGGTGGCTTACTTATACCCTTCATTTAA